In Candidatus Paceibacter sp., the following are encoded in one genomic region:
- a CDS encoding glycosyltransferase family 39 protein, translating to MESGKAYNPAQKQQKTDLPGWQSKPGRSVFFAASKQAWWAVLICVFFGAVSFFSVSGFNFRDLKYSGDSITSDEVPHLTSGYYYLESGRYFLNPEHPPLVKDVSAVLIRLFLNPDFPEVSYDAPFPSEAEKEDLFFNKKIFPRVLEIENYHWDNRMLIFNPQSNPDLIILLARLSVIIFNSTLLFLLYLMLRKNFGQRTSLIALFLLSFSPLSFAHASLVTTDFASSVLQMSALGAFAFYLYLFSNDRKYKWWLGLSAFLFAAAYSAKFSSLAMLAPAFLGGAAYLAVRGFKRTSRTDLDNDYQGRSLMGRLAVYAIQYATLAIISLALTIGFYAAHVYNSDGEGIKSQLQANYPAKFPDSGKEILFRLADSNIFGRAAATYAIGISMVVNRVDSAGQSAYFMGKIYGSEGAGVWYFPVLYLLKLPLPIHFLSFVSLLLFIISVIFLIFKKPTRDVKNSPTPRVGFKNGLLSYFRTISPLSFVLAAFLAVFSYEALNSRLNIGIRHFMPAIFAALTLTAAGIGRYWNFGLGKFLTVRNVFFASALVVVFSAALSFPHYLSYYNLAGGGTDNGYKTATDSNYDWGQDVKRLGKWIKENNIETVYVDIFSLNAPKYYFGENFRYFNLKNDPPPPSGSYIAVSAMNLQNNIYDKNIPPEKKYSIFKNNLEARVGKTIFIFKTP from the coding sequence ATGGAAAGCGGCAAGGCGTATAATCCCGCCCAAAAACAGCAAAAAACCGACCTGCCAGGTTGGCAATCTAAACCTGGCAGGTCGGTTTTCTTCGCGGCGTCAAAACAAGCGTGGTGGGCTGTTTTAATTTGCGTTTTTTTCGGCGCCGTTTCTTTTTTCTCCGTTTCCGGATTCAATTTCCGCGACCTCAAATACTCAGGAGACTCCATCACCAGCGACGAAGTCCCCCACCTCACCAGCGGCTACTACTATCTTGAATCCGGCCGTTATTTTTTAAATCCGGAACACCCTCCCTTGGTGAAAGACGTTTCCGCCGTTTTAATCAGACTGTTTTTAAACCCCGATTTTCCCGAAGTTTCCTACGACGCGCCCTTCCCTTCCGAAGCGGAAAAGGAAGATTTATTCTTTAACAAGAAAATTTTTCCCCGCGTTCTGGAAATTGAAAATTATCACTGGGACAACCGGATGCTGATATTCAACCCGCAAAGCAATCCGGATTTGATAATCCTGTTGGCCAGATTGTCGGTGATAATTTTCAACTCCACCCTGCTCTTCCTGCTTTATCTGATGCTGCGCAAAAATTTCGGCCAAAGAACTTCTCTGATTGCTTTGTTTTTGCTCTCATTTTCTCCTTTAAGTTTCGCCCACGCCTCGTTGGTGACCACCGACTTCGCCTCCTCCGTCTTGCAAATGTCGGCGTTGGGCGCTTTTGCTTTTTATCTTTACCTTTTTTCAAACGACCGGAAATACAAATGGTGGCTGGGGCTTTCGGCCTTTCTGTTTGCCGCGGCGTATTCGGCAAAGTTTTCTTCCTTGGCCATGCTGGCGCCGGCGTTTCTGGGCGGCGCGGCCTACCTGGCCGTTCGCGGTTTCAAAAGAACATCAAGGACCGACCTTGATAATGATTATCAAGGTCGGTCCTTGATGGGACGGCTGGCGGTTTACGCAATCCAATACGCGACGCTGGCTATAATTTCTCTGGCGCTGACAATCGGATTTTACGCCGCCCACGTTTACAACTCCGACGGCGAGGGCATTAAATCGCAGCTTCAGGCCAATTATCCGGCAAAATTTCCAGATTCCGGCAAAGAGATTTTGTTTAGGCTGGCCGACTCCAACATTTTCGGCCGGGCCGCCGCCACTTACGCCATAGGGATTTCCATGGTCGTCAACCGAGTGGACAGCGCCGGCCAAAGCGCTTACTTTATGGGCAAAATATACGGCTCCGAAGGCGCCGGTGTTTGGTATTTTCCGGTTCTTTATCTGCTGAAACTGCCTCTGCCTATTCACTTTCTTTCTTTTGTTTCTTTATTGTTGTTTATTATTTCCGTCATTTTTCTTATTTTTAAAAAACCGACACGCGATGTCAAAAATTCCCCGACACCGCGTGTCGGTTTTAAGAACGGTCTGCTTTCTTACTTCAGAACAATATCCCCGTTAAGTTTTGTACTGGCCGCTTTTCTGGCAGTTTTTTCTTACGAAGCTTTAAACAGCCGCCTTAACATCGGCATCAGGCACTTTATGCCGGCGATTTTCGCCGCTTTAACTCTTACCGCCGCCGGAATCGGCAGATATTGGAACTTCGGTTTGGGCAAATTTTTGACGGTCAGAAACGTTTTCTTCGCTTCGGCCTTGGTCGTCGTTTTTTCGGCGGCATTGTCTTTCCCCCATTATTTGAGCTACTATAACCTCGCGGGCGGAGGAACAGACAACGGCTACAAAACAGCCACCGACTCCAATTACGACTGGGGACAGGACGTAAAACGGCTGGGCAAATGGATAAAAGAAAACAACATAGAAACTGTCTACGTGGACATCTTTTCGCTCAACGCCCCCAAATATTACTTCGGAGAAAATTTCCGTTACTTCAATCTTAAAAACGATCCGCCGCCGCCCTCCGGTTCTTACATAGCCGTTTCGGCGATGAACCTGCAGAATAATATTTACGACAAAAACATCCCGCCGGAGAAAAAATATTCCATTTTCAAGAACAACCTGGAAGCCAGAGTCGGCAAAACGATTTTTATTTTCAAAACGCCATGA
- a CDS encoding baseplate J/gp47 family protein, which translates to MAKKVIKDVFLKQKKEMVPLDKELENEKKNRSRVLFRVFIFLAAATLIAGFGLVFVGRISSAVINITPHQELTEIDTTLKAYGVSSATSENLSFETMKMEIEETQVITPTGIAGGGQKASGKITIYNNYGTAPQTLVANTRFEAPDGKIYRISNAVTIPGKDSAEATVYADKPGEEYNIGIVDFKIPGLKGGPRYDSVYARSKTDMVGGTSGNSRVVRKEDLDNAKKNAEGKIKDKLAEYFLKQGQADYFLHKNAIKVEYKDDKNNPKVGDAAGATPLVYKTTGTATGYIMKKNDLSRAITNSNIRKIEKSIANAEEVSVDNLEDLDLNFSSLDSKNKQITLKLKGKARFVWKFDQKKLVDDLQGSKRKNYNKVLSSYDSIYSAKIISKPSWWRKLPKDDEKIQLNVIINKN; encoded by the coding sequence ATGGCCAAAAAAGTAATCAAAGACGTTTTTTTGAAGCAGAAGAAGGAAATGGTTCCCTTGGACAAAGAGCTTGAAAACGAAAAGAAAAACAGGAGCCGTGTCCTGTTCCGAGTTTTTATTTTTCTGGCTGCCGCCACTTTGATTGCCGGATTCGGTTTGGTTTTTGTCGGCAGAATTTCTTCGGCGGTCATCAACATAACTCCTCATCAGGAGTTGACGGAAATTGATACCACGCTGAAGGCCTACGGCGTTTCTTCCGCGACTTCCGAAAATCTCTCCTTTGAAACGATGAAAATGGAGATAGAAGAAACGCAGGTCATAACACCGACCGGTATCGCCGGAGGCGGGCAGAAAGCCAGCGGCAAGATAACAATTTACAACAACTACGGAACGGCGCCGCAAACTCTCGTTGCCAACACCCGATTTGAGGCTCCGGACGGCAAAATTTACAGGATAAGCAACGCGGTGACCATTCCGGGCAAGGATTCGGCGGAGGCGACGGTTTACGCCGACAAGCCCGGCGAGGAGTACAACATCGGCATCGTTGACTTTAAAATTCCCGGCCTGAAAGGCGGACCAAGGTACGACAGTGTTTACGCCCGTTCCAAAACGGATATGGTCGGAGGGACCAGCGGCAACAGCAGAGTCGTCAGAAAAGAAGACCTTGACAACGCCAAAAAAAACGCCGAGGGTAAAATAAAAGACAAACTGGCGGAATATTTCCTGAAGCAGGGGCAGGCTGATTATTTTCTCCATAAAAACGCCATAAAAGTTGAATATAAGGACGACAAAAACAACCCGAAAGTCGGCGATGCCGCCGGCGCGACTCCCTTGGTTTACAAAACCACAGGAACGGCGACCGGCTATATAATGAAGAAAAACGATTTGTCCCGCGCCATTACCAACTCCAACATAAGAAAAATTGAGAAGTCCATCGCGAACGCCGAAGAAGTGTCCGTGGACAATCTTGAAGATCTTGACCTAAACTTTTCTTCCTTAGATTCAAAAAACAAGCAAATAACCCTGAAGCTCAAAGGCAAGGCGAGATTTGTCTGGAAATTTGACCAAAAGAAACTGGTTGACGACCTGCAGGGCAGCAAAAGGAAGAATTACAACAAGGTTTTAAGTTCTTACGATTCCATATATTCCGCCAAAATAATATCAAAACCGTCCTGGTGGCGGAAACTGCCGAAAGACGACGAAAAAATCCAGCTGAAC
- a CDS encoding M28 family peptidase, protein MQKFNKQSFIRDLLNFSPRQGKKAEMTGKYLEKTLKYHKVSFLSEKFKVEIPEVGASLAVDGKKIPCKGCSFIGGEIKSKNSIASSLISSRLFANQPNINFNPECDDISAANFYFSPAVAVSRKNITAIIQANKILGKVSVKKVEMESNQILVGNTSSPKNIIFGHYDSIGSGATDNASGVAVMIDVLVKNPTTSENNLFVFDGNEELSYDRPTYWGHGYRVFEERHGDLLKRAHKIFVVDCVGNGKMFSTNDPEIINLAFPISSAEKLKDKIHILSGDIKKLMKVYHSNLDTEKELSVKYLNEAVRLLLKQLK, encoded by the coding sequence ATGCAGAAATTTAACAAACAATCGTTTATCCGCGACTTGCTTAATTTTTCCCCCAGGCAAGGGAAAAAAGCTGAAATGACGGGCAAGTACTTAGAAAAAACCTTGAAATATCACAAGGTCTCTTTCCTGTCGGAAAAATTTAAAGTCGAAATTCCGGAGGTGGGCGCCAGCCTTGCGGTAGATGGAAAAAAAATACCCTGCAAGGGGTGTTCGTTTATTGGCGGAGAAATAAAAAGCAAAAATTCCATTGCCAGTTCCCTTATTTCTTCCCGCTTGTTCGCGAATCAGCCAAATATAAACTTTAACCCTGAATGCGACGACATATCAGCGGCTAATTTTTATTTTTCTCCGGCTGTCGCCGTTTCGCGGAAAAACATTACCGCCATTATCCAGGCGAATAAAATTTTAGGCAAAGTAAGCGTCAAAAAAGTAGAAATGGAGTCAAATCAAATTTTAGTCGGGAACACAAGCAGCCCCAAAAATATAATTTTCGGGCATTATGATTCCATTGGCTCGGGGGCAACCGACAATGCTTCGGGAGTTGCCGTAATGATTGATGTTTTGGTAAAAAATCCAACAACTTCAGAGAACAATCTTTTTGTTTTTGACGGCAATGAGGAGCTTTCTTATGATCGCCCCACTTATTGGGGGCATGGCTACAGAGTCTTCGAAGAAAGACATGGTGATTTGCTTAAGCGCGCTCATAAAATTTTTGTTGTCGATTGTGTGGGTAATGGAAAGATGTTTTCCACTAACGATCCCGAAATTATAAATTTGGCTTTTCCAATTAGTTCCGCGGAAAAATTAAAAGATAAAATTCATATACTTAGTGGAGATATTAAAAAACTGATGAAAGTTTATCACTCAAATCTGGACACAGAAAAAGAGCTAAGCGTAAAATATTTAAACGAAGCGGTTAGATTGTTGCTCAAACAACTGAAATAG
- a CDS encoding phospholipid carrier-dependent glycosyltransferase → MIQFLKKFFSKKRNLVVFYAVAVLIASYFTYFKNYDYPPAVFWDENYHIASAQKYLEGVIFMEPHPPLGKMFIALGEYMMKPNRFINQDELHKFTQTDYIKDFPAGYSFAGVRLFSTLFAWFSAVLFFLIFYLVSKNAHLSALFSSLYVFDNALIIHSRAAMLEGSHLFFILLAALYFVYLLGRKTPLKLSNYFLFGFLVGIPIMIKATGGILLLLLPFLLACENWEKIRASRHQGPTLMRASRSVLDGLKITLLKSVVFVFGAVIVFFAVWQIHFSLGKKIEGDKSYRASEEYKAIIAEGKTTEFKNFPAMVKDNLAYMANYNKGVPVLDVCKPDENGSHPMTWPLGDKSINYRWERSGDGVRYMYLQSNPATWLLGLSGIVISLVLIVAVFLFRLPIKDKKLFYLISAFAAMYVSYMAVMLRIERVMYLYHYFIPLVFSFILAFLVFNYIFAEKLAAKPKIIYKIILLAVVAIIISYSFFSPLTYYQPLTTEQFKQRVWFDFWKLKPVE, encoded by the coding sequence ATGATTCAATTTTTAAAAAAGTTTTTTTCCAAAAAAAGAAACCTGGTCGTTTTTTACGCCGTGGCCGTGCTTATCGCCTCCTACTTCACTTATTTTAAAAATTACGACTACCCGCCGGCGGTTTTCTGGGACGAGAACTACCACATCGCCTCGGCCCAAAAATATCTTGAAGGAGTGATATTTATGGAGCCGCATCCTCCGCTGGGGAAAATGTTTATCGCGCTGGGCGAATACATGATGAAGCCCAACCGGTTTATAAATCAGGACGAGCTTCACAAATTCACCCAGACCGATTACATCAAAGACTTTCCCGCCGGCTACTCTTTTGCCGGAGTGAGGCTTTTTTCAACCCTGTTCGCCTGGTTCTCGGCGGTTTTGTTTTTTCTTATTTTTTACCTTGTTTCCAAAAACGCCCATTTGTCGGCGCTTTTTTCTTCGCTCTATGTTTTTGACAACGCGCTGATAATCCACTCCCGCGCGGCGATGCTGGAGGGCAGCCATCTGTTCTTCATCCTGCTGGCCGCGCTTTATTTTGTTTATCTTCTGGGGAGGAAAACTCCTTTAAAACTTTCCAATTACTTCTTGTTCGGTTTTCTTGTTGGAATTCCGATAATGATAAAGGCGACCGGCGGGATATTGCTTCTGCTTTTACCGTTCTTGCTGGCTTGTGAAAATTGGGAAAAAATCCGAGCGTCGCGACATCAAGGACCGACCTTGATGCGCGCATCAAGGTCGGTCCTTGATGGTCTGAAAATTACTTTGTTAAAAAGCGTCGTGTTCGTTTTCGGCGCGGTTATTGTATTCTTCGCCGTCTGGCAGATTCATTTTTCGCTGGGTAAAAAAATAGAGGGCGACAAATCTTATAGAGCTTCGGAAGAATACAAAGCCATAATCGCGGAAGGAAAAACTACCGAGTTTAAAAATTTCCCCGCCATGGTCAAGGACAATCTGGCCTACATGGCCAACTACAACAAAGGCGTGCCGGTGTTGGATGTCTGCAAGCCGGACGAAAACGGCAGCCATCCGATGACCTGGCCATTGGGCGACAAGAGTATCAACTACCGATGGGAAAGGAGTGGCGACGGTGTTAGATATATGTACCTGCAAAGCAATCCGGCCACCTGGCTGCTCGGCTTATCAGGTATCGTTATCTCCCTTGTTCTTATAGTGGCCGTGTTTCTTTTCCGCCTGCCGATTAAAGACAAAAAACTTTTTTACCTTATCTCCGCCTTTGCGGCGATGTACGTCAGTTATATGGCGGTGATGTTGCGAATTGAGCGGGTGATGTATTTGTACCATTACTTCATTCCGCTTGTATTCTCCTTCATTCTGGCTTTCCTTGTCTTCAACTACATCTTCGCCGAAAAACTGGCGGCCAAACCGAAAATTATTTACAAAATTATCCTTCTGGCCGTCGTCGCCATAATAATCTCCTACTCCTTCTTCAGCCCGCTCACCTACTATCAGCCGCTGACCACGGAGCAATTCAAACAGCGCGTGTGGTTTGACTTCTGGAAACTCAAACCGGTGGAGTAA
- a CDS encoding glycosyltransferase, whose protein sequence is MTSEQKNKKLNIVLPAYNEEKVIGDSTERLSGFCRQNMTAYDWKIIVADNGSTDKTADIVRKMEKDSGNKIVHKLVSAKGKGLAVREGWQSFDADVYVFMDADLSTDLSGLPALTNAIEQGYDLAVGSRMALGSVVRRSLKRKIISKVFSLLVRRKFGLRIKDYPCGFKAANNKIVRELLPLVKNNTWFFDTEMIIRAAKKGYKIKEIPVKWTDTDEDAGRESKADLKKIIKEYLKELKKLKADLPR, encoded by the coding sequence ATGACGTCGGAACAAAAAAACAAAAAACTAAATATAGTTCTGCCCGCTTACAACGAGGAAAAAGTAATAGGCGACTCCACGGAGCGTCTTTCCGGTTTTTGCCGCCAAAATATGACCGCTTACGACTGGAAGATAATCGTCGCCGACAACGGCTCCACGGATAAAACGGCCGACATCGTAAGAAAAATGGAAAAAGATTCCGGCAACAAGATTGTCCACAAGCTCGTTTCCGCCAAGGGCAAAGGGTTGGCTGTCCGCGAAGGCTGGCAAAGTTTTGACGCCGACGTTTACGTTTTTATGGACGCGGACTTGTCCACCGATTTGTCCGGCTTGCCCGCGTTGACAAACGCCATTGAGCAAGGTTACGATTTGGCCGTCGGCTCAAGAATGGCCCTCGGCTCGGTCGTGCGCAGAAGTTTAAAACGCAAAATTATTTCCAAAGTCTTCAGCCTGCTCGTGCGCCGCAAATTCGGCCTGAGGATAAAAGACTACCCCTGCGGCTTTAAAGCCGCCAACAATAAAATCGTCCGGGAGTTGCTGCCTTTGGTTAAAAACAACACCTGGTTTTTTGACACGGAAATGATAATCCGGGCGGCCAAAAAAGGCTACAAAATAAAAGAAATTCCGGTAAAATGGACGGACACGGACGAAGACGCCGGCCGCGAAAGCAAAGCAGATTTGAAGAAAATAATAAAAGAATATTTGAAAGAATTAAAAAAATTAAAAGCGGACCTGCCCCGTTAG